The Syngnathus typhle isolate RoL2023-S1 ecotype Sweden linkage group LG11, RoL_Styp_1.0, whole genome shotgun sequence genome contains a region encoding:
- the slc4a8 gene encoding electroneutral sodium bicarbonate exchanger 1 isoform X5, whose amino-acid sequence MHADCIEEIADMVLDHQEASHELDDSVRVKVREALLKRHHHQNEKKKNLMPIVRSIAEGTRKQSEPHLTAASTTSLQPAPVAEPSKNGAGQEGHQVDLSKVDLHFMKKIPEGAEASNVLVGELDFLERPIVAFVRLSPAVLLTGLTEVPIPTRFLFILLGPDGKAQQYHEIGRSMATIMTDEIFHGVAYKAKDRGDLLAGIDEFLDQVTVLPPGEWDPSIRIEPPKTVPSQEKRKMPGVPNGTVYQVEEEQQHEHHGPELQRTGRLFGGLIMDVKRKAPFYLSDYKDGLSLQCVASFLFLYCACMSPVITFGGLLGEATEGRISAIESLLGASMTGVVYSLFAGQPLTILGSTGPVLVFEKILFKFCKDYNLSYLSLRACIGLWTALLCLLLVATDASSLVCYITRFTEEAFAALICIIFIYEALEKLFHLGEIYPFNAHSDLDKLTLAYCQCTEPQSPSNKTLKLWSERNITASFVPWANLTVKECVSLQGHFVGTSCGHHGPYTPDVLFWSVILFFSTFFMSAFLKQFKTSRYFPTKVRSMISDFAVFLTIVFMVLLDYMVGVPSEKLKVPSKFQPTRDDRGWLINPIGSNPWWTPLVASIPALLCTILIFMDQQITAVIINRKEHKLLKGCGYHLDLLMVGIMLAVCSIMGLPWFVAATVLSISHVNSLKLESESSAPGEQPRFLGIREQRLTGLVIFLLMGCSVFMTGALQFIPMPVLYGVFLYMGASSLKGIQFFDRLKLFGMPAKHQPDFIYLRHVPLRKVHLFTLTQLTCLVLLWVIKTSPAAIVFPMMVLALVFIRKLLDLCFSDRELSYLDDLMPEWKKKNLDDASKKIEEESQVMLSTKSEDAPIVHIPLESSRPAQASKAHDPRCDPSDINISDEMSKTTMWKSLNSNQKDSRPVSAKKD is encoded by the exons ATGCACGCCGATTGCATTGAGGAGATTGCAG ATATGGTCCTGGATCATCAGGAGGCGTCTCATGAGCTGGATGACAGCGTGAGGGTGAAAGTGAGAGAGGCCTTGCTCAAGCGGCACCACCACCAGaatgagaagaagaagaacctcATGCCCATCGTGCGTTCTATCGCGGAGGGGACTCGTAAACAGTCCGAGCCCCATCTGACAG CTGCATCAACTACATCTCTCCAGCCTGCTCCCGTTGCAGAGCCATCCAAGAACGGCGCAGGACAGGAAGGGCACCAAGTGGACCTCAGCAAG GTGGACCTCCACTTCATGAAAAAGATCCCAGAAGGAGCAGAAGCATCCAATGTACTGGTGGGAGAGCTGGATTTCCTGGAGAGGCCTATAGTGGCTTTTGTTCGCCTCTCCCCCGCCGTGCTGCTCACGGGTCTCACTGAGGTCCCGATCCCTACCAG ATTCCTCTTCATTCTCCTGGGACCAGATGGAAAAGCTCAGCAATACCATGAGATTGGACGCTCGATGGCAACCATTATGACAGATGAG ATCTTCCATGGGGTAGCCTACAAGGCAAAAGACAGAGGTGACCTCCTTGCTGGGATAGATGAGTTCCTGGATCAGGTGACTGTCTTGCCACCAGGGGAGTGGGACCCTTCCATCCGAATTGAGCCACCTAAAACTGTCCCATCTCAG GAGAAGAGAAAGATGCCGGGTGTCCCTAACGGCACAGTTTACCAAGTCGAGGAAGAACAACAGCATGAACACCATGGACCAGAGCTGCAGAGAACTGGAAG GTTGTTTGGTGGTCTGATAATGGACGTGAAAAGGAAGGCTCCCTTCTATCTGAGTGACTACAAAGATGGTCTGAGTCTGCAGTGCGTGgcctccttcctcttcctctacTGTGCCTGCATGTCTCCTGTCATCACCTTCGGAGGGCTGCTCGGAGAGGCGACAGAGGGACGCATC AGTGCCATTGAGTCCTTACTTGGTGCATCCATGACTGGCGTCGTCTACTCACTCTTTGCTGGCCAGCCTCTCACCATTTTGGGCAGTACTGGACCTGTGTTGGTGTTTGAAAAAATCCTCTTCAAATTCTGCAA GGATTACAACCTCTCCTACCTGTCGCTAAGAGCCTGCATCGGCCTGTGGACGGCGCTGTTGTGTCTGTTGCTCGTTGCCACAGACGCCAGCTCTCTGGTGTGCTACATCACTCGCTTCACCGAGGAGGCCTTCGCTGCCCTCATCTGCATCATCTTCATCTACGAGGCCTTGGAGAAGCTGTTCCACCTGGGAGAAATTTACCCCTTCAACGCTCACAGTGATCTGGACAAGCTGACGCTGGCATA CTGCCAGTGTACCGAGCCTCAGAGTCCCAGCAATAAAACTTTGAAACTGTGGAGCGAGAGAAACATCACAGCTTCTTTTGTTCCTTGGGCCAATCTCACCGTCAAG GAATGTGTGAGTCTGCAGGGGCACTTTGTCGGAACGTCTTGTGGCCATCATGGCCCCTACACCCCGGATGTCCTCTTCTGGTCCGTCATCTTGTTCTTCTCCACTTTCTTCATGTCAGCATTCCTCAAACAGTTCAAAACCAGTCGCTACTTCCCCACCAAG GTGCGATCCATGATCAGTGACTTTGCCGTCTTCCTTACCATCGTCTTCATGGTATTGCTCGACTACATGGTGGGAGTGCCCTCGGAGAAGTTAAAGGTGCCCAGCAAATTTCAG CCCACCAGAGATGACAGAGGATGGCTGATCAATCCGATCGGCTCTAACCCCTGGTGGACCCCCCTGGTAGCCTCGATCCCTGCTCTTCTCTGCACCATCCTCATCTTCATGGACCAACAAATAACGGCTGTCATCATCAACCGGAAAGAGCACAAACTGCTG AAAGGTTGCGGGTACCATTTGGACCTCCTGATGGTGGGCATAATGCTGGCTGTGTGCTCCATCATGGGTTTGCCGTGGTTCGTAGCCGCAACCGTCTTGTCCATCAGTCACGTGAACAGTTTGAAGCTGGAATCCGAGAGCTCGGCCCCGGGAGAGCAGCCTCGTTTTCTGGGTATCAGAGAGCAGAGGCTCACTGGCCTGGTTATCTTCTTGCTCATGGGATGCTCTGTCTTCATGACTGGAGCTCTTCAG TTCATTCCAATGCCGGTTTTGTATGGTGTCTTCCTCTACATGGGAGCCTCATCTTTGAAAGGCATCCAG TTCTTTGACCGTCTGAAGTTGTTTGGCATGCCGGCCAAGCACCAGCCGGACTTCATCTACCTGCGGCACGTACCCTTGAGGAAGGTTCACCTGTTCACGCTCACTCAGCTGACATGCCTTGTGCTTCTCTGGGTCATCAAGACCTCACCTGCCGCTATCGTCTTCCCCATGATG GTTTTGGCTCTGGTATTCATCCGCAAACTGCTCGACCTGTGTTTCTCCGATCGGGAGCTCAGCTACCTGGATGATTTGATGCcggaatggaagaaaaaaaaccttgatGATGCCTCCAAAAAGATTGAGGAG GAGTCACAGGTTATGCTCAGTACAAAAAGCGAAGACGCTCCAATTGTTCACATCCCCCTGGAAAGCAGTAGGCCAGCGCAGGCCTCAAAGGCCCATGACCCCCG GTGTGATCCCTCTGATATTAATATATCTGATGAAATGTCTAAAACCACCATGTGGAAATCTCTCAACTCCAATCAAAAGGACTCTCGTCCTGTGTCTGCTAAGAAG GATTGA
- the slc4a8 gene encoding electroneutral sodium bicarbonate exchanger 1 isoform X4, translating to MHADCIEEIADMVLDHQEASHELDDSVRVKVREALLKRHHHQNEKKKNLMPIVRSIAEGTRKQSEPHLTAASTTSLQPAPVAEPSKNGAGQEGHQVDLSKVDLHFMKKIPEGAEASNVLVGELDFLERPIVAFVRLSPAVLLTGLTEVPIPTRFLFILLGPDGKAQQYHEIGRSMATIMTDEIFHGVAYKAKDRGDLLAGIDEFLDQVTVLPPGEWDPSIRIEPPKTVPSQEKRKMPGVPNGTVYQVEEEQQHEHHGPELQRTGRLFGGLIMDVKRKAPFYLSDYKDGLSLQCVASFLFLYCACMSPVITFGGLLGEATEGRISAIESLLGASMTGVVYSLFAGQPLTILGSTGPVLVFEKILFKFCKDYNLSYLSLRACIGLWTALLCLLLVATDASSLVCYITRFTEEAFAALICIIFIYEALEKLFHLGEIYPFNAHSDLDKLTLAYCQCTEPQSPSNKTLKLWSERNITASFVPWANLTVKECVSLQGHFVGTSCGHHGPYTPDVLFWSVILFFSTFFMSAFLKQFKTSRYFPTKVRSMISDFAVFLTIVFMVLLDYMVGVPSEKLKVPSKFQVNWENARMGLYLHLVTVFLNQPTRDDRGWLINPIGSNPWWTPLVASIPALLCTILIFMDQQITAVIINRKEHKLLKGCGYHLDLLMVGIMLAVCSIMGLPWFVAATVLSISHVNSLKLESESSAPGEQPRFLGIREQRLTGLVIFLLMGCSVFMTGALQFIPMPVLYGVFLYMGASSLKGIQFFDRLKLFGMPAKHQPDFIYLRHVPLRKVHLFTLTQLTCLVLLWVIKTSPAAIVFPMMVLALVFIRKLLDLCFSDRELSYLDDLMPEWKKKNLDDASKKIEEESQVMLSTKSEDAPIVHIPLESSRPAQASKAHDPRCDPSDINISDEMSKTTMWKSLNSNQKDSRPVSAKKD from the exons ATGCACGCCGATTGCATTGAGGAGATTGCAG ATATGGTCCTGGATCATCAGGAGGCGTCTCATGAGCTGGATGACAGCGTGAGGGTGAAAGTGAGAGAGGCCTTGCTCAAGCGGCACCACCACCAGaatgagaagaagaagaacctcATGCCCATCGTGCGTTCTATCGCGGAGGGGACTCGTAAACAGTCCGAGCCCCATCTGACAG CTGCATCAACTACATCTCTCCAGCCTGCTCCCGTTGCAGAGCCATCCAAGAACGGCGCAGGACAGGAAGGGCACCAAGTGGACCTCAGCAAG GTGGACCTCCACTTCATGAAAAAGATCCCAGAAGGAGCAGAAGCATCCAATGTACTGGTGGGAGAGCTGGATTTCCTGGAGAGGCCTATAGTGGCTTTTGTTCGCCTCTCCCCCGCCGTGCTGCTCACGGGTCTCACTGAGGTCCCGATCCCTACCAG ATTCCTCTTCATTCTCCTGGGACCAGATGGAAAAGCTCAGCAATACCATGAGATTGGACGCTCGATGGCAACCATTATGACAGATGAG ATCTTCCATGGGGTAGCCTACAAGGCAAAAGACAGAGGTGACCTCCTTGCTGGGATAGATGAGTTCCTGGATCAGGTGACTGTCTTGCCACCAGGGGAGTGGGACCCTTCCATCCGAATTGAGCCACCTAAAACTGTCCCATCTCAG GAGAAGAGAAAGATGCCGGGTGTCCCTAACGGCACAGTTTACCAAGTCGAGGAAGAACAACAGCATGAACACCATGGACCAGAGCTGCAGAGAACTGGAAG GTTGTTTGGTGGTCTGATAATGGACGTGAAAAGGAAGGCTCCCTTCTATCTGAGTGACTACAAAGATGGTCTGAGTCTGCAGTGCGTGgcctccttcctcttcctctacTGTGCCTGCATGTCTCCTGTCATCACCTTCGGAGGGCTGCTCGGAGAGGCGACAGAGGGACGCATC AGTGCCATTGAGTCCTTACTTGGTGCATCCATGACTGGCGTCGTCTACTCACTCTTTGCTGGCCAGCCTCTCACCATTTTGGGCAGTACTGGACCTGTGTTGGTGTTTGAAAAAATCCTCTTCAAATTCTGCAA GGATTACAACCTCTCCTACCTGTCGCTAAGAGCCTGCATCGGCCTGTGGACGGCGCTGTTGTGTCTGTTGCTCGTTGCCACAGACGCCAGCTCTCTGGTGTGCTACATCACTCGCTTCACCGAGGAGGCCTTCGCTGCCCTCATCTGCATCATCTTCATCTACGAGGCCTTGGAGAAGCTGTTCCACCTGGGAGAAATTTACCCCTTCAACGCTCACAGTGATCTGGACAAGCTGACGCTGGCATA CTGCCAGTGTACCGAGCCTCAGAGTCCCAGCAATAAAACTTTGAAACTGTGGAGCGAGAGAAACATCACAGCTTCTTTTGTTCCTTGGGCCAATCTCACCGTCAAG GAATGTGTGAGTCTGCAGGGGCACTTTGTCGGAACGTCTTGTGGCCATCATGGCCCCTACACCCCGGATGTCCTCTTCTGGTCCGTCATCTTGTTCTTCTCCACTTTCTTCATGTCAGCATTCCTCAAACAGTTCAAAACCAGTCGCTACTTCCCCACCAAG GTGCGATCCATGATCAGTGACTTTGCCGTCTTCCTTACCATCGTCTTCATGGTATTGCTCGACTACATGGTGGGAGTGCCCTCGGAGAAGTTAAAGGTGCCCAGCAAATTTCAGGTAAATTGGGAAAATGCTCGGATGGGATTATATTTGCATCTCGTGACCGTGTTCTTAAATCAGCCCACCAGAGATGACAGAGGATGGCTGATCAATCCGATCGGCTCTAACCCCTGGTGGACCCCCCTGGTAGCCTCGATCCCTGCTCTTCTCTGCACCATCCTCATCTTCATGGACCAACAAATAACGGCTGTCATCATCAACCGGAAAGAGCACAAACTGCTG AAAGGTTGCGGGTACCATTTGGACCTCCTGATGGTGGGCATAATGCTGGCTGTGTGCTCCATCATGGGTTTGCCGTGGTTCGTAGCCGCAACCGTCTTGTCCATCAGTCACGTGAACAGTTTGAAGCTGGAATCCGAGAGCTCGGCCCCGGGAGAGCAGCCTCGTTTTCTGGGTATCAGAGAGCAGAGGCTCACTGGCCTGGTTATCTTCTTGCTCATGGGATGCTCTGTCTTCATGACTGGAGCTCTTCAG TTCATTCCAATGCCGGTTTTGTATGGTGTCTTCCTCTACATGGGAGCCTCATCTTTGAAAGGCATCCAG TTCTTTGACCGTCTGAAGTTGTTTGGCATGCCGGCCAAGCACCAGCCGGACTTCATCTACCTGCGGCACGTACCCTTGAGGAAGGTTCACCTGTTCACGCTCACTCAGCTGACATGCCTTGTGCTTCTCTGGGTCATCAAGACCTCACCTGCCGCTATCGTCTTCCCCATGATG GTTTTGGCTCTGGTATTCATCCGCAAACTGCTCGACCTGTGTTTCTCCGATCGGGAGCTCAGCTACCTGGATGATTTGATGCcggaatggaagaaaaaaaaccttgatGATGCCTCCAAAAAGATTGAGGAG GAGTCACAGGTTATGCTCAGTACAAAAAGCGAAGACGCTCCAATTGTTCACATCCCCCTGGAAAGCAGTAGGCCAGCGCAGGCCTCAAAGGCCCATGACCCCCG GTGTGATCCCTCTGATATTAATATATCTGATGAAATGTCTAAAACCACCATGTGGAAATCTCTCAACTCCAATCAAAAGGACTCTCGTCCTGTGTCTGCTAAGAAG GATTGA